AAAGTGCGCATCCCGCGTCATGGAAACAAGCGGGTGGTAGTGTAGTAGCGCGATCTCTTTGGTCGCGACTGGCCGCAAACTGTCCAGCACATATCTTTGGTGTTGCAGCTTAACACTCGTCACAGCGTGAATAATGTCCCGAGAGCTGTCCTTAACAACGATAAAACGTAAATTTTCTTCGGCATATCCAAGTGCTAGCAAACTGTAATACTTCGCAATGGCATAATCTTCACAGTCGCCTTTGAAACCTAGAAATTGCAGCGGTGCACGCCAAATATCCGCAACACCGGCGGTGATTGCGTCTCGATCATAACCAGCACTTTCGTTAATATAAGAATTGAGAAGCGATAGCTGGCGTACAGACTTCGTTCCTCCAACACCTCGGATGATACGCGCCCAATAATCAACGGGACCAACACTACGCACAGACCCTGCCATGCATTGCTGGAGATACAAAAGCTGCTTATCGCATTGAGGCAGAACCGCACGCCATTTTTGATAAGCGCGACTTCGTCCTCCCGGCATCTCGACAGACCCAAACAAGCCCAGCGCGTTGAATTGAATCTCTGAACCTCGGGAGGAACCGTTTGCAGAGGAAAACCGTTGCCGCTTCCGTATTTTTTTCAAAGGAACAAACTGCAAGTTATGCGCTTGCCCTTTTGACATAGATGAGAATATCCCGCTCAGGAATGCGGTCTTAATCACCATTCCCAAAAAGGTACGTCGGAACACCCCACGCTTCGCTCGTTGCTTGCCTCGATATTCTGGAAGAGCCATAACGCATTACCGTTCTCTAAGTGCCTCCTCTCGAATTCGGTTCACAGGCTTGAGAATATAAGAGAGAACACTCTTCTCACCGGTAAGAATATCGACAGAGGCAACCATCCCCGGCAGAATGGGAAGGCTCTTATTGCGACTCTCTAACTCTGTTTGGTCCGTTTTGATAATTACGGAGTAAAATTGCTTGTGAGTGATATCGTCGTAAACAGTATCGGCAGAAATTCCCTCTACTTTCCCCTCCAAGCCACCATAGATAGAAAAATCATAGGCACTCAGTTTAACCAGTGCACGCTGCCCCTTATGTATGAACGCTATATCTTGAGGTTGAACCTTAGCCTCCACAAGCAGAGCATCTTCAACTGGGACGATCGTCATTAATTGCTGAGAGGGAGAGGCAACCCCACCAATTGTATTGACGTCAATCGTATTCACAATACCGTCCAGAGGAGCACGAATTTCGGCTCGTTGAACTTTATCGTCTGCCCCTTTGGAGGTTTCTGCGATAATATCCAACTGACCCTGCACCTCACTGAATTCAGCCCGTGCCAATTGCCGGAACTTACTATAAAGCCCTTCGATTTCCTGTTCAGCTTCTTGAACGGCAGCCAGCAATCGTCCTTCAGAAACCCTGAACGTATTGATCTGCCCTTCTAAGTCACCAATCTCTCGCTGTAGCTTTAGCATATCCGTACGAGGTATGATCCGTCGTTCCGCAAGGGGAGCTTTCAGGTTTTTCTCTTCATTTGCTAGAACGAGTAATTCCACAAGTTTCCGGTGTTGGTTTTTGGAAGATTCCAGTTCAGCTTCCCTCTGAACAACGCGTGACCGATATATCGCCACCTGCCCTTGCAACCCTTCAACATTTGCGTGGAACAACCCGAGTTCCGACGCGACGACCTCAGGTGCTTTATCCTGATAGAAGGTGCTGTACTCCAACTCTTCTCCCAGCTTGGGCCAAGAAGATTGAAACTCCAATCGTTCTCGGGCAATTTCCAAACTGGTTTTCTTTGCCAACAACTCCCCAAGGTTAGAAGAAAAACCCGTGTCGTCCAGCCGAAGTAAGACATCACCTTTTCTGACCGCATCCCCTGTCCTCACAAGAACCTCTTTAACAATGCCCCCCTCAAGGCTCTGGATCACCTGAACCTTAGCTGAAGGGATGATGCGCCCCTCTCCACGTGTAACTTCCTCCAATTGCGCCCAGCCTGCCCAAACAAGAAACCCCAAAAACAACCCGCCTATCAGCATGATAAGAATACGGTGGCGAACATAGACTGCCGCTTCCAGACCAGCAGTCACCCGCGCAGCCGCATTGGGGATTGCTGAAACCTCATCAGGTCCTACCAATCGCCGGAACCAACCCGCTAGTTTTGTGTTGAGCACTGGATATCCCCCTAGAAACTCCCCAACAAGTTCCAGAGGCACGCCGCCAACCGGAATCAAGATAGACTCCCACAGGGTAACTCTCCTCCCTTTCCCTGAACACTACGAGCATCCATTGCGGAGATTTGCAGGTTGGAACTAACAAAGAATCCAGAGCCAAAAACAACTGTTTTTGAAAAGAAGAAAACGGATATGACAGACGCAAGCGACCAGCCTGCGATTGAAGACGCTGCGGCTTTTATTGAGGAACCAGAGGACCAGCAAGCTAAAAACAAGCCCCTCACCGATACTTCGGCTCCCATCTCCGAGCAAAGTAACAATACCTCTCAGATCACACCAGACATTGATCCGTTTTTGGGTTGTCTGGAAATTTTGCTCGTACAACACAACATGCCTGCAAGCTCAGAGAACCTGATTGCTGGCCTTCCTCTTGAAAAGGGCCGATTAACCGCCCCGCTTTTGGAGAAAGCGCTGAAGCGTGCCGGATTTTCAACCAAGTCGTTCCATCAGGATCTGGCAAGCCTATCTGCTCTTCTTTTCCCTGCCGTCTTGCTTCTCAAGTCGGGCGAGGCATTGGTCATATTGGAAAAGTACGACGAACATTCCTACGCAGTGGCCCTACCTCATGCCAATGGTGGTGCAGTCCTTGCCAAACTTGAGGAACTGCAAGCCCTGTCCAGTGGGCAAATGATTGTCGCAAAACCCTTTTATAAACCCTCTGAAAGTATGGAGAACCCAACCAAGACAAAACAGGAGGAACACTGGTTCTTCGGTGGCATCAGGTCAGTGATAAGAGACTACGCCTTCGTTGCTCTAGCAGCTGCCTTCATCAACATATTAGCACTTGCTTCTCCTCTTTTTACCATGAATGTTTATGACCGCGTTTTACCAAATTCGGCTTTCCCGACACTGTGGGTTTTGGCTCTTGGTGTTACCAGTGCGCTATTGTTTGACCTACTCCTTAAAACGCTACGGGCATCTCTCATTTATTTTGCAGGAAAACGCGCTGACTTAATCATCTCATCAAGGCTGTTCGAACATGCGCTGAGCCTGAAAATGTCGCACCGCCCGAGCAGTACAGCAGGTTTTTTAAATGAAATGCGTGAGTTTGAATCCATTCGCGAATTCATGACATCTGCAACAATTGCTGCAATAACCGATCTTGCTTTTCTCGGGATGTTCCTCGGCCTAATCTGGTACATTGGCGGACCGATCGTTTACCCACTCCTTGCCGCCATCACGATCGTTGTGACCATCGGCCTTGCAATGCAATACCCGCTCAAAAAAGCAGTCGAAACCACCATGTCAGACGGCACCTTGAGAAACGCATTGCTGGTAGAAAGCCTATACGGCCTTGAAACCATAAAACTGCAACGCGCAGAAGGTCAGCTCCTCAACAAATGGGAAAGCGCAACAGCATCAGCCGCAGAAGCGCAAAACAAAGTGCGATCTCTTTCAACTTGGGCCCTAAACCTCACCGGGTTTGTGCAGCAACTCACCACAATCGCAATGATAGTGACGGGAACCTACCTGTTTTCAGAAAAGCTCATATCTATGGGTGGAATTGTTGCCTGTGTCATACTGGGTGGCCGTGCTGTTGCACCCTTGGCAACCCTCTCCAGTTTCCTTGCTCG
The window above is part of the Pseudovibrio sp. Tun.PSC04-5.I4 genome. Proteins encoded here:
- a CDS encoding HlyD family type I secretion periplasmic adaptor subunit, translated to MIPVGGVPLELVGEFLGGYPVLNTKLAGWFRRLVGPDEVSAIPNAAARVTAGLEAAVYVRHRILIMLIGGLFLGFLVWAGWAQLEEVTRGEGRIIPSAKVQVIQSLEGGIVKEVLVRTGDAVRKGDVLLRLDDTGFSSNLGELLAKKTSLEIARERLEFQSSWPKLGEELEYSTFYQDKAPEVVASELGLFHANVEGLQGQVAIYRSRVVQREAELESSKNQHRKLVELLVLANEEKNLKAPLAERRIIPRTDMLKLQREIGDLEGQINTFRVSEGRLLAAVQEAEQEIEGLYSKFRQLARAEFSEVQGQLDIIAETSKGADDKVQRAEIRAPLDGIVNTIDVNTIGGVASPSQQLMTIVPVEDALLVEAKVQPQDIAFIHKGQRALVKLSAYDFSIYGGLEGKVEGISADTVYDDITHKQFYSVIIKTDQTELESRNKSLPILPGMVASVDILTGEKSVLSYILKPVNRIREEALRER
- a CDS encoding transglutaminase-like cysteine peptidase, which encodes MSKGQAHNLQFVPLKKIRKRQRFSSANGSSRGSEIQFNALGLFGSVEMPGGRSRAYQKWRAVLPQCDKQLLYLQQCMAGSVRSVGPVDYWARIIRGVGGTKSVRQLSLLNSYINESAGYDRDAITAGVADIWRAPLQFLGFKGDCEDYAIAKYYSLLALGYAEENLRFIVVKDSSRDIIHAVTSVKLQHQRYVLDSLRPVATKEIALLHYHPLVSMTRDAHFTHLVTEETRQQFIAQHKKG
- a CDS encoding type I secretion system permease/ATPase translates to MELTKNPEPKTTVFEKKKTDMTDASDQPAIEDAAAFIEEPEDQQAKNKPLTDTSAPISEQSNNTSQITPDIDPFLGCLEILLVQHNMPASSENLIAGLPLEKGRLTAPLLEKALKRAGFSTKSFHQDLASLSALLFPAVLLLKSGEALVILEKYDEHSYAVALPHANGGAVLAKLEELQALSSGQMIVAKPFYKPSESMENPTKTKQEEHWFFGGIRSVIRDYAFVALAAAFINILALASPLFTMNVYDRVLPNSAFPTLWVLALGVTSALLFDLLLKTLRASLIYFAGKRADLIISSRLFEHALSLKMSHRPSSTAGFLNEMREFESIREFMTSATIAAITDLAFLGMFLGLIWYIGGPIVYPLLAAITIVVTIGLAMQYPLKKAVETTMSDGTLRNALLVESLYGLETIKLQRAEGQLLNKWESATASAAEAQNKVRSLSTWALNLTGFVQQLTTIAMIVTGTYLFSEKLISMGGIVACVILGGRAVAPLATLSSFLARFQQVRSAYKRLDAIVELPRERPWAARHLAEPIKRGELSLKNLSFTYPKETAPSLKNLNISIKLGERIGILGPVGSGKSTLGRLLSGLYAPQAGSFMIDNLDHEQYSPTEIRRAISYIGQDASLFSGSLRDNIKLGKPEASDADMVKACELSGAIDFIDAHPHGFARLIEENGRNLSSGQRQKLILAQAFMASPQILFLDEPTGMLDGQNEQRLVTTLSSALQPTQTLIIATHRTAPLALVDRLIILDKGRILADGPKEKVIHILSSRGA